A section of the Oryzias latipes chromosome 8, ASM223467v1 genome encodes:
- the LOC101164809 gene encoding solute carrier family 25 member 38-A: MELSVAHPAVKAFMCGSFSGTCSTLLFQPLDLVKTRLQTLQSTVQPGSGRVGMMTVLLSVVRTERLLGLWKGVSPSFARTIPGVGIYFSTYYSLKQHFYQDDRPGPLPAVLLGGGARTVAGVLMLPVTVIKTRFECGRYSYVSVSGALRSVCQTEGPAALYSGLMPTLLRDVPFSAIYVMFYSQTKAALPSEVGASPSAPLANFSCGILAGVLASLITQPADVVKTHVQVNPQLRTAEAIRYIYTEHGAQGFFRGALPRSLRRTMMAAMAWTVYEQMMAHIGLKS, encoded by the exons ATGGAGCTGTCTGTG GCACACCCAGCAGTTAAAGCCTTCATGTGTGGCTCCTTCAGTGGGACCTGCTCCACCCTGCTGTTCCAGCCTCTGGACCTGGTCAAAACCCGCCTGCAGACGCTGCAGAGCACCGTGCAGCCGGG GTCGGGCAGAGTGGGCATGATGACGGTGCTCCTCAGCGTGGTGCGGACGGAGCGCCTCCTCGGGCTGTGGAAGGGCGTTTCACCG TCCTTTGCTCGGACCATCCCAGGAGTGGGGATCTACTTCAGCACCTACTACTCTCTGAAGCAGCACTTTTACCAGGACGACAGGCCGGGGCCCCTGCCGGCTGTGCTGCTGGGGGGAGGAGCCCGGACCGTGGCGGGGGTCCTAATGCTGCCAGTTACTGTCATAAAAACACGTTTTGAG TGTGGCAGGTACAGCTATGTGAGCGTGAGCGGCGCTCTGCGCAGCGTCTGTCAGACTGAAGGTCCCGCCGCTCTGTACTCTGGCCTCATGCCCACTCTCCTCAGAGACGTCCCTTTCTCCGCCATCTACGTCATGTTTTACAGCCAGACCAAAGCCGCTTTGCCCTCAG AGGTCGGCGCGTCTCCCTCCGCACCCCTTGCGAACTTCAGCTGCGGCATCCTGGCCGGAGTTCTGGCCTCTCTGATCACGCAGCCTGCAGACGTCGTCAAAACGCACGTCCAGGTCAATCCCCAGCTGAGGACGGCGGAAGCCATCCGATACATCTACACG GAACACGGAGCTCAGGGCTTCTTCAGAGGAGCCCTTCCTCGCTCTCTGAGGAGGACCATGATGGCGGCCATGGCCTGGACGGTGTACGAGCAGATGATGGCGCACATTGGGCTCAAGTCCTGA
- the rpsa gene encoding 40S ribosomal protein SA codes for MSGGLDVLQMKEEDVLKFLAAGTHLGGTNLDFQMEQYVYKRKSDGVYIINLKKTWEKLLLAARAIVAIENPADVCVISSRNTGQRAVLKFASATGATTFHGRFTPGTFTNQIQAAFREPRLLIVTDPRADHQPLTEASYVNIPTIALCNTDSPLRYVDISIPCNNKGHHSVGLMWWMLAREVLRMRGTISREHPWEVMPDLYFYRDPEEIEKEEQAAAEKAVVKEEFQGEWTAPAAEFTQPEVADWSEGVAVPSVPIQQFPAAAGTVKPAEDWSTQPATDDWSTAPTAQASDWGGATADWS; via the exons ATGTCCGGAGGTCTGGATGTCCTTCAAATGAAGGAGGAGGATGTGCTCAAGTTCCTGGCAGCAGGAACTCATCTGGGAGGCACCAACCTGGACTTCCAGATGGAGCAGTATGTCTACAAGAGAAAAAGTGATG GTGTGTACATCATTAACCTGAAGAAGACCTGGGAGAAGCTGTTGCTGGCAGCCAGGGCAATTGTTGCCATTGAGAACCCAGCTGATGTGTGCGTCATCTCTTCCAGAAACACTGGACAG AGAGCTGTGCTAAAGTTTGCCTCCGCCACTGGAGCTACCACCTTCCACGGTCGCTTCACCCCTGGTACTTTCACCAATCAGATCCAGGCTGCTTTCAGGGAGCCCCGCCTCCTGATTGTGACCGATCCTCGTGCTGACCATCAGCCACTGACTGAGGCTTCCTATGTCAACATCCCCACCATTGCTCTGTGCAACACAGACTCTCCCTTGCGTTATGTGGATATTTCGATCCCCTGCAACAACAAG GGTCATCACTCCGTAGGTCTCATGTGGTGGATGCTCGCCAGGGAGGTTCTCAGGATGAGGGGAACCATCTCCAGGGAGCACCCATGGGAGGTCATGCCTGATTTGTACTTCTACAGGGATCCTGAGGAG attgagAAGGAGGAGCAGGCCGCCGCTGAGAAGGCTGTTGTGAAGGAGGAGTTCCAGGGTGAATGGACCGCTCCTGCAGCGGAGTTCACACAGCCAGAGGTCGCCGACTGGTCTGAGGGCGTCGCTGTGCCATCTGTGCCCATTCAGCAATTCCCTGCTG CTGCTGGAACTGTCAAGCCAG ccGAGGACTGGAGCACTCAGCCTGCCACAGATGACTGGTCCACTGCTCCCACTGCCCAAGCTTCTGACTGGGGTGGCGCCACTGCCGACTGGTCTTAG